A window of the Astyanax mexicanus isolate ESR-SI-001 chromosome 22, AstMex3_surface, whole genome shotgun sequence genome harbors these coding sequences:
- the LOC103040756 gene encoding selenocysteine insertion sequence-binding protein 2 gives MDTSSSSENWFKRRQGSAKTENKHGGGPKGHGTSGVQQPRGSKSHQTDMARKRHTPESSEKHLQHRSEPASSDRRMNRRSVDTPRRGYRATRPSTSSRERPRSAVTSSSSSSAFEVKLSDFPELSSEVTSSNPKPAFTQKTRSCWGSSTSPALQDSTGDQNTFQNTDTPTPGKKGPKQKSNQQVTATEKSHSELTVTQGQDTGLSSPHSYGSPATSWANIASQPPKVVQKGSATHDTSQVEKSQRTDQITEKKKRKKKKKSKAASEEMEHQTDSVVPMVVAQQEPPKFEDEEEFPDLSFAFVNIQKGPRHTTQAVQDNGSISEKVGTSVQPESSNKSKATAGKPTPTDSKKAQQASQKKSKALVQLDLGNMLAVLEQKQQSQKSKQDVKPITLSVGGALPVVHKEPAAQKKHPWQQERIAHNPLDSTCPLVKKGKQREVPKAKKPTPLKRVILKEREERKQNRLLEERDPAKIVDESSPAESHSNEHPDETSSVEPQELTSDLTGHVDAEEEPDQTSPQVISTEEETAAEENAPLKICNPDTSLDRPKIHSRKFREYCSQMLSKDVDECVTTLLKELVRFQDRLYQKDPMKARMKRRLVMGLREVLKHLKLRKVKCVIISPNCERVQSKGGLDEALHTIIDTCREQGVPFVFALSRKSLGRCVNKAVPVSLVGIFNYDGAQDHYHKMIELTSQARKAYEVMISSLEVPSEEQQEEENDALQNAIESTESIPEPPAAEEPEYIKIWKKMLEKDYNHKFLAFEEQFSSVAISTAADTLPDDHEGS, from the exons ATGGATACTTCATCATCATCAGAAAACTGGTTCAAGAGAAGGCAGGGGTCAGCAAAGACAGAGAATAAGCATGGCGGTGGACCGAAGGGACATGGTACTAGTGGTGTTCAACAGCCAAGAGGAAGCAAAAGTCACCAAACAGACATGGCCAGAAAGAGACACACACCTGAGAGTAGTGAAAAG CATTTACAGCATAGATCTGAGCCTGCTTCCAGTGACAGAAGGATGAACAGGAGATCAGTGGACACACCCAGAAGAG GTTATAGGGCAACTAGACCTTCTACATCTTCGCGTGAGAGACCCAGATCAGCAGTTAcgagtagtagcagcagcagcgcatTTGAAGTGAAGCTGTCGGATTTTCCCGAGCTTTCCAGTGAAGTTACCTCCAGCAACCCAAAACCTGCCTTTACCCAAAAAACCCGGTCATGCTGGGGTTCAAGCACCTCACCAGCCCTTCAGGATTCAACAGGAGACCAAAATACCTTCCAGAACACG GATACACCAACACCAGGAAAGAAAGGACCAAAACAAAAATCAAACCAGCAAGTCACTGCAACAGAAAAGAGTCATAGTGAATTAACTGTAACACAAG GTCAGGACACTGGCCTTAGTTCACCCCATTCTTATGGATCACCAGCAACATCCTGGGCCAACATTGCCTCTCAGCCTCCTAAAGTCGTCCAAAAAGGTTCTGCCACACATGATACCTCTCAG GTGGAAAAGTCTCAACGCACTGAccaaattactgaaaaaaagaagaggaagaaaaagaagaaatctaAAGCAGCATCTGAGGAAATGGAGCACCAGACAGACAGTGTTGTACCGATGGTGGTTGCACAGCAAGAGCCTCCCAAGTTTgag GATGAAGAGGAGTTCCCAGACCTTTCCTTTGCTTTTGTAAATAttcagaaagggccgaggcacaCAACACAAGCAGTTCAG GATAATGGATCAATATCTGAGAAAGTGGGTACATCTGTGCAACCAGAGAGTTCAAATAAGAGTAAAGCCACTGCTGGGAAGCCCACCCCCACTGATTCTAAGAAAGCACAG CAGGCAAGTCAGAAGAAGAGCAAAGCTCTTGTGCAGCTTGACCTTGGAAACATGCTGGCAGTTCTGGAGCAGAAGCAGCAGTCTCAGAAATCTAAACAGGATGTTAAACCAATAACCCTCTCAG TTGGAGGAGCACTACCAGTTGTTCATAAAGAACCAGCAGCTCAAAAGAAGCATCCTTGGCAGCAAGAGAGGATTGCTCACAACCCCCTGGATTCTACATGCCCTCTAGTGAAAAAGGGGAAACAGCGAGAGGTCCCTAAAGCCAAAAAACCAACACCCCTTAAAAGA GTTATTCTGAAAGAGAGGGAAGAAAGAAAGCAGAACCGCTTGCTAGAGGAGAGAGACCCAGCCAAAATAGTGGATGAATCCAGTCCAGCTGAATCACATTCCAACGAGCATCCAGATGAGACCAGTTCAGTGGAACCACAGGAACTTACAA GCGATCTCACTGGACATGTTGATGCTGAGGAGGAGCCAGACCAAACAAGCCCACAGGTCATCAGCACAGAAGAAGAAACTGCTGCAGAAGAAAATGCACCTTTGAAAATCTGTAATCCAGATACCAGCCTCGATCGACCTAAAATCCACAGCAGAAAATTCAGAGA ATACTGCAGCCAGATGCTGAGTAAAGACGTAGATGAATGTGTGACCACTCTGCTCAAGGAACTGGTGAGGTTCCAGGATCGGCTGTACCAGAAGGACCCCATGAAGGCCAGGATGAAGAGACGGCTGGTTATGGGACTCAGAGAGGTTCTAAAACACCTGAAGCTCAGGAAAGTCAAATGCGTCATCATTTCTCCGAACTGTGAGCGCGTACAATCTAAAG GTGGTCTAGATGAGGCTCTTCACACCATCATCGATACGTGCCGGGAGCAAGGTGTTCCCTTCGTCTTTGCCCTGTCGAGGAAGTCTTTAGGACGCTGTGTGAACAAAGCTGTTCCTGTGAGCCTGGTTGGCATCTTCAACTATGATGGAGCACAG GATCATTACCACAAAATGATTGAGCTCACATCTCAGGCCAGGAAAGCCTATGAGGTTATGATTTCTAGTCTGGAGGTACCGTCTGAGGAACAGCAGGAAGAAGAGAATGATGCACTACAGAACGCAATAGAGTCTACAGAGTCAATACCAGAGCCACCGGCAGCAGAGGAGCCTGAGTACA